Proteins co-encoded in one Gossypium arboreum isolate Shixiya-1 chromosome 11, ASM2569848v2, whole genome shotgun sequence genomic window:
- the LOC108481083 gene encoding uncharacterized protein LOC108481083, giving the protein MNLRQWRCLDLIKDYELIIDYHLGKANVVTDALSRKSLFALRTMNAQLALSEEGSVLTKLKARPTFLQEICETQNNDDELQTKRTQCESGVESDLQISTDGCLIFQDRVCVPKDNELVQRILRETHSSCLSIHPEYSPTPLIDTLDVSTSGGSQVVGVVAGEAISLV; this is encoded by the exons atGAATTTACGGCAATGGCGGTGTTTAGAtttgataaaggattatgagttgattatcgactaccatctaGGAAAGGCAAACGTGGtcaccgatgcattgagtagaaaatccttatttgctttgagaacAATGAACGCCCAATTGGCCTTGTCAGAAGAAGGTTCGGTTCTAACAAAGTTAAAGGCTAGACCGACGTTTCTCCAAGAAATTTGTGAAACTCAGAATAACGACGATGAATTGCAAactaagagaactcagtgtgagtcaggtGTTGAATCAGATTTGCAGATTAGTACCGACGGATGTTTGATATTtcaagatagagtttgtgtacccaaggataatgagcttgTTCAGAGGATTTTACGAGAGACACATAGTagttgcttgtctatccatccag AGTACTCACCTACTCCGTT AATTGACACTCTGGATGTTAGTACATCTGGAGGCAGTCAAGTTGTTGGCGTCGTTGCTGGGGAGGCAATATCAttagtttga